The following proteins come from a genomic window of Desmospora profundinema:
- a CDS encoding DUF2553 family protein → MRDITSEVIGRIKNGRIVLYDGNRPIGETGLNVLKLKNGYIIRNHRLYTKTDRNVQYVENCDMGWC, encoded by the coding sequence ATGCGTGATATTACGTCGGAAGTGATTGGGCGGATCAAAAACGGAAGAATTGTCCTGTATGACGGAAACCGACCGATCGGAGAAACGGGGTTGAACGTACTGAAGTTGAAAAACGGTTATATAATCCGGAATCACCGCCTCTACACGAAAACGGATCGAAACGTACAGTATGTAGAAAATTGTGATATGGGATGGTGTTAA
- a CDS encoding GMC family oxidoreductase, whose translation MKVVIGDKKDTLRKLSQTHRMELKNLLSWNPHIPDVDAPIDGVIVYLSPSQAKTAAYNRPVAPPCPPIPAPLKPMPQWISLTPLEKMEKTDYDVLIVGSGAGGGATLWRLCEQWGNNGKKVGVVERGDLLLPTHSQNIPTLDFKRRTDFYLTVATPIGAKLPDMPGSLKVFALGGKTLFWWTVTPRMDEVDLQDWPVSFTEMNKYYNIAENVMNVNKRFTKGSSMTEQLVERLRNNHFPETTPLPLAADLQPTRFGQVHSNVFFSSILFLARALFIRPFDLAVKTRGVEVLTERNRVVGLRVMTPDKKSHYLKAKNVVLSTNTFETARILLYSRIPGEAIGHYLANHSKIVGVGRVSRGDFPEVLGSMGILVPRTAGRPYQIQFHGPMDTPDLYLWYPAYQEKPLKAEWEFDIQTFGVVESRYENRVYLDPSRVDEDGIPEFQVDFQYSEKDLEVIRQMEAGTRQAIADMGIATLVPDEYGQDLCLRPPGDDTHELGSCRMGVDPATSTTNPFGQVHQISGLYVADNSILPTAGAANPTLSTVALAIRTADYIVNRLG comes from the coding sequence TTGAAGGTTGTCATTGGCGACAAAAAAGATACATTGAGAAAGTTGTCCCAAACGCACCGGATGGAATTGAAAAATCTGTTGTCCTGGAACCCGCATATCCCCGACGTCGATGCTCCGATTGACGGAGTCATCGTTTACTTGTCGCCCAGTCAAGCGAAAACAGCGGCCTATAACCGGCCGGTTGCACCTCCGTGTCCACCGATTCCCGCTCCGTTAAAGCCCATGCCTCAGTGGATTTCGCTTACGCCGTTGGAGAAGATGGAGAAAACGGATTATGACGTGCTGATTGTCGGTTCCGGAGCAGGAGGAGGGGCCACACTCTGGCGGTTGTGTGAACAGTGGGGAAACAACGGAAAAAAAGTGGGTGTCGTTGAAAGAGGCGATCTGCTTTTGCCTACTCATTCCCAAAATATCCCTACATTAGATTTTAAAAGAAGGACCGATTTTTATTTGACCGTCGCTACCCCGATTGGGGCAAAGCTGCCCGATATGCCAGGCTCACTGAAGGTGTTTGCCCTGGGTGGGAAAACCTTGTTCTGGTGGACGGTCACGCCGCGCATGGATGAAGTGGATCTGCAGGATTGGCCCGTCTCTTTTACCGAGATGAATAAATACTACAATATCGCCGAAAATGTGATGAATGTGAATAAGAGGTTTACCAAAGGCTCTTCGATGACGGAGCAATTGGTGGAAAGACTGAGGAACAACCATTTTCCAGAAACGACGCCGCTTCCGCTGGCGGCCGACCTGCAACCGACCCGGTTTGGTCAGGTTCATTCCAATGTGTTCTTCAGCTCCATTTTGTTTTTGGCCAGGGCCCTGTTTATCCGCCCTTTCGATCTTGCGGTAAAAACACGGGGTGTAGAAGTCCTAACCGAAAGGAATCGAGTGGTTGGGTTGAGAGTGATGACCCCGGACAAGAAATCTCATTATCTGAAGGCGAAAAATGTAGTCCTGTCCACCAACACCTTTGAAACGGCTCGAATTCTGCTTTATTCGCGTATCCCTGGAGAAGCGATCGGACATTATTTAGCCAATCATTCCAAAATTGTGGGTGTGGGACGAGTCAGCCGAGGGGATTTCCCAGAGGTTTTGGGTTCCATGGGGATTTTGGTACCGCGAACGGCGGGCCGCCCCTATCAGATTCAATTTCATGGTCCGATGGACACTCCAGACCTGTATCTTTGGTATCCGGCTTATCAGGAAAAGCCGTTGAAAGCAGAATGGGAGTTTGACATCCAAACCTTTGGTGTGGTGGAAAGCCGATATGAGAACCGGGTCTATCTGGACCCAAGCCGGGTGGATGAAGACGGGATCCCGGAGTTTCAGGTGGATTTCCAGTACAGCGAGAAGGATCTGGAAGTGATTCGACAGATGGAAGCGGGAACGCGCCAGGCGATTGCTGACATGGGAATAGCCACCCTGGTACCAGACGAATATGGGCAGGATCTTTGCCTGCGTCCTCCCGGTGACGATACCCATGAGCTGGGAAGTTGCCGGATGGGGGTGGATCCTGCCACTTCCACCACCAACCCGTTTGGTCAGGTTCACCAGATATCCGGGCTCTATGTGGCGGATAACAGCATCCTGCCTACGGCGGGAGCGGCCAATCCGACTTTATCCACTGTCGCCTTGGCCATTCGTACGGCGGATTATATCGTGAACCGTTTGGGTTAA
- a CDS encoding spore germination protein → MAYKKTRKIRKKNQIPSTPNKNAKDVALYSSLSNNLRFIREAFSHSSDLVVRDILLGKQEKRKVAVVYLEGMADSSSIQNFIMKSLIHEEKTDGLIIDDWIENIEETVLSASHVDEVSDFAGLLDTVLEGNTAILIDGMDKALSVQTRGVETRNVVEPDSQTLIRGPREGLVESFSVNVSLIRRRIKSADLVLETRVLGKITKTKTGVMYLRGTANEKVLEEVRKRLDRIDIDGILESSYIEEYIQDDSFTPFPTIQSTERPDSVAAALLEGRVAILTEGTPFVLLVPALLIQFYQSPEDYYHRWDISTLIRVIRLMALFIAFLGPSMYIAITTYHPVMIPTPLLISLAGQREGIPFPALLEALIMEVTFEILREAGLRLPRVIGQAISIVGTVVVGEAAVRAGLASPAMVIVVAITAISSFAIPHYDMAISIRMLRFGMMALAASFGLYGIFVGLFALALHLTSLRSFGIPYTMPLAPFIGEDQKDTLFRFPRWGLLYRPRLMKQENLSRGRGRRVIRSR, encoded by the coding sequence ATGGCTTACAAAAAGACCCGGAAGATCCGAAAGAAAAACCAGATCCCATCCACCCCGAACAAAAATGCAAAGGATGTTGCGCTGTATTCATCTCTCTCCAACAACCTTCGCTTTATTCGGGAGGCTTTTTCGCACAGCTCGGACCTTGTGGTTCGGGATATTCTCCTTGGGAAACAGGAAAAAAGGAAAGTAGCAGTCGTTTATTTAGAGGGGATGGCCGATTCATCGTCGATTCAGAACTTTATTATGAAATCGTTGATACATGAGGAAAAAACGGATGGATTAATAATCGATGATTGGATAGAAAATATAGAGGAAACCGTTCTGAGTGCTTCGCACGTGGATGAAGTATCTGATTTTGCGGGATTGCTGGATACCGTATTGGAAGGGAACACGGCCATTCTCATCGACGGGATGGACAAGGCCCTGTCGGTGCAGACGAGGGGGGTGGAGACGAGAAACGTAGTGGAACCCGATTCGCAAACACTGATTCGGGGACCGCGAGAAGGCTTAGTTGAATCCTTCAGTGTCAATGTCTCACTTATTCGTCGAAGGATCAAATCCGCTGATCTGGTACTGGAAACCCGGGTATTGGGAAAGATAACAAAGACCAAGACGGGTGTGATGTACCTTCGTGGAACGGCGAACGAAAAAGTACTGGAAGAAGTGCGAAAGCGCCTCGATCGCATTGACATCGATGGGATTTTGGAAAGCTCTTACATAGAGGAATACATCCAGGACGATTCGTTCACCCCCTTTCCTACTATCCAGAGTACCGAGCGACCGGATTCCGTCGCTGCTGCTTTGTTGGAAGGGCGGGTGGCGATTCTGACGGAAGGAACCCCCTTCGTGCTATTGGTCCCGGCTCTGCTGATCCAGTTTTATCAGTCACCGGAAGATTATTATCACCGATGGGATATCAGCACCCTGATCCGTGTGATTCGATTGATGGCCCTGTTCATCGCGTTTCTGGGGCCATCGATGTACATTGCCATCACCACTTATCACCCCGTGATGATTCCCACTCCGTTGTTAATTAGTCTGGCGGGACAGCGGGAAGGGATTCCCTTTCCCGCTTTATTGGAAGCCTTGATCATGGAGGTCACCTTCGAGATTCTGCGGGAAGCGGGCCTGCGTCTGCCTCGGGTCATTGGACAGGCCATTTCTATCGTCGGGACGGTGGTCGTCGGAGAAGCAGCGGTCCGAGCCGGCCTCGCGTCCCCTGCCATGGTAATTGTGGTTGCCATCACCGCGATCTCAAGCTTTGCCATTCCCCACTACGATATGGCGATCTCCATCCGGATGCTTCGTTTTGGCATGATGGCTTTGGCCGCTTCTTTCGGCTTGTACGGCATTTTTGTAGGATTGTTCGCTCTGGCGCTTCATTTGACTAGCCTCCGTTCGTTCGGGATTCCCTATACTATGCCTCTGGCTCCGTTTATCGGGGAAGATCAAAAGGATACACTTTTTCGGTTCCCAAGGTGGGGGCTACTGTACCGTCCCCGCCTCATGAAGCAGGAGAATCTGTCACGGGGGAGAGGGCGCCGGGTGATTCGGTCCAGGTAA
- a CDS encoding threonine synthase, producing the protein MSFSYASSLYCPKCTASHPLNKPINRCTCGSPLLVQYSLKELKSRLNREDLKERPPTLWRYHELLPLQKEENIISLGEGMTPLLEMKKTQHELGISRLFMKDEGLAPTGSFKARGAAVGISRAKELGIKEIAMPTNGNAGASWSLYAAKASIKSHIVMPAGSPPITRREVTIAGSDLHLVDGLISDAGKIIARLAEKYGWFDVSTLKEPYRIEGKKTMGFEIAEQMKWSLPDVIVYPTGGGVGLIGIYKAFRELIELGWINKEDMPRLVAVQAEECAPIVKAFEEKKRVSTFWPDSKTAAFGINVPKAIGDFLVLEAIYRTNGMAISVSDERLLAEQRRIARQEGIFVCPEGAAAFAAVRELRNQGWIRPDHTVVCLNTGMGIKYSEIIEVEATLLQPDDT; encoded by the coding sequence ATGAGCTTTAGTTATGCATCCTCTCTTTATTGTCCAAAATGCACGGCTTCCCATCCTTTAAACAAGCCAATCAATCGATGTACCTGCGGCTCGCCATTACTTGTGCAATATAGCCTTAAGGAACTAAAAAGCCGGTTGAATCGGGAGGACTTAAAAGAAAGACCTCCTACTTTATGGAGGTATCATGAGTTGCTCCCTCTCCAAAAAGAAGAAAACATCATTTCTCTTGGAGAGGGCATGACCCCTTTGCTGGAAATGAAAAAGACCCAACACGAGCTGGGAATTTCAAGGTTATTTATGAAAGACGAAGGTCTTGCTCCAACCGGCTCCTTTAAAGCGAGGGGTGCTGCAGTAGGCATCTCCAGGGCGAAAGAATTAGGCATTAAAGAAATCGCCATGCCTACCAACGGAAATGCCGGGGCCTCCTGGTCTTTATACGCGGCAAAGGCATCTATTAAAAGTCATATCGTGATGCCGGCAGGTTCTCCTCCTATTACAAGAAGAGAAGTAACCATTGCTGGATCCGATCTTCACTTAGTGGACGGTCTAATCAGTGATGCAGGGAAAATCATTGCCCGTTTGGCAGAAAAGTATGGCTGGTTTGACGTCTCCACTTTAAAAGAGCCTTATCGGATTGAAGGAAAGAAAACAATGGGCTTTGAAATTGCCGAGCAGATGAAGTGGAGCCTGCCCGATGTCATTGTTTACCCTACTGGCGGCGGTGTGGGGCTGATCGGGATTTACAAGGCTTTCAGAGAGCTTATCGAATTAGGATGGATAAACAAGGAAGACATGCCTCGTCTGGTTGCCGTTCAGGCGGAAGAATGTGCTCCAATCGTAAAAGCCTTTGAAGAAAAGAAGAGGGTTTCAACGTTTTGGCCTGATTCCAAAACAGCTGCATTTGGAATCAATGTTCCGAAAGCGATTGGGGATTTTTTAGTACTTGAGGCCATCTATCGCACAAATGGAATGGCCATTTCGGTTTCAGATGAAAGGTTATTAGCAGAGCAGCGCCGAATTGCCCGACAAGAAGGAATCTTTGTTTGTCCCGAGGGTGCGGCCGCCTTTGCAGCTGTTCGTGAATTGAGAAACCAGGGTTGGATTCGTCCGGATCATACTGTTGTCTGCCTGAATACAGGTATGGGAATTAAATATTCTGAAATCATCGAGGTGGAAGCCACGCTCCTACAGCCAGATGATACATGA
- a CDS encoding GerAB/ArcD/ProY family transporter, whose translation MKNQISVRQFTILVALFTAGNPVLLLPGTLVSKAGPDAWIATGVSLVAGCLLVLLFHALYSRFPEQNLMEIMEEVLGKWIGKIVALLFILAYPLLLTALVLRDVGDFITSQPFPETPILAVEILFILVVMLGVHLGMEVMARTAELFFPLSILLLLIWMFALLPELQLDRLQPMLEKGFSPVWEASIILVGFPYLELVIFLMIMPLVNEKKKVRRGFLTGVVLGGAMIAVVTFYAVTALGVSYAAIKQYPAYELGQMISIEGFLERIEVIVAGFWLISIFVRAYISFFVLISGFSSIFGIKDARSLIAPMGILVTVLSLHIIPNTSYLMRFTEKIWTPYGMIFGLFLPMLLWGIGMLRKKSSQTNTSA comes from the coding sequence GTGAAAAACCAGATCAGCGTCCGGCAATTCACTATTTTAGTGGCTCTTTTTACTGCTGGAAACCCCGTGCTGTTGCTTCCGGGAACATTGGTGTCCAAAGCTGGACCCGATGCTTGGATTGCAACGGGAGTCAGTCTGGTGGCGGGATGCTTGCTCGTGTTGCTTTTTCACGCCTTATACAGCCGTTTTCCGGAGCAAAATCTGATGGAAATCATGGAGGAAGTATTGGGGAAGTGGATCGGCAAAATCGTGGCGCTTTTGTTTATTCTCGCTTATCCTCTCCTTTTAACTGCGCTGGTTCTCCGGGACGTCGGCGACTTTATCACTTCCCAGCCCTTTCCCGAGACGCCGATTCTGGCTGTTGAAATCCTGTTTATTCTTGTCGTGATGCTGGGTGTGCACCTGGGAATGGAAGTGATGGCGCGAACCGCGGAACTGTTTTTCCCCCTTTCGATTTTGCTGTTGTTGATCTGGATGTTCGCCCTGTTGCCCGAATTGCAATTGGATCGCCTCCAGCCCATGTTGGAAAAGGGCTTCAGCCCTGTATGGGAAGCATCGATCATCCTAGTCGGTTTCCCCTATTTGGAGCTGGTTATTTTCCTGATGATCATGCCCTTAGTCAATGAAAAGAAAAAAGTGAGGAGGGGGTTTTTGACAGGGGTGGTACTGGGCGGAGCGATGATAGCGGTCGTCACTTTTTATGCCGTGACGGCATTGGGGGTGTCTTATGCCGCTATCAAACAATATCCCGCTTACGAACTCGGACAGATGATCAGCATCGAAGGGTTTTTGGAACGAATTGAGGTCATCGTGGCGGGCTTTTGGCTCATCTCTATCTTTGTTCGAGCCTATATCAGTTTTTTTGTTTTGATCAGCGGCTTCTCTTCGATCTTTGGTATAAAGGATGCCCGCTCGTTGATTGCTCCGATGGGAATTTTGGTGACGGTTTTATCCCTCCACATCATTCCGAATACTTCTTATCTGATGCGTTTTACCGAAAAGATATGGACCCCATACGGGATGATTTTTGGATTGTTTTTGCCCATGCTGTTGTGGGGGATCGGCATGCTGCGGAAAAAATCTTCCCAAACCAACACTTCGGCTTAA
- a CDS encoding Ger(x)C family spore germination protein, whose product MSKKWIAALVWVLLFTSLTGCWNRRELDDLAIVSGLGIDKVGDQYLFAAQVVNPGQISPAGDGGDGRAPVVMFRVRANTVFEGFRRMTLEAPRKLYVGHIQMLILGEKVAKEGITNVLDFFVRDHEVRTDYYLVVARGARADRVLDILLPIEKIPAHKMLRSLESSAGAWGGPTVKVQLDQLVNELISKGKNPVLSGIGIRGDYEKGFTSENVQTSRPTQVEYMGSTLFKGDRLVGWFDEEESKGYNYALGEIMSTVEYVTTDKGEKITVELIRTNSELQTNVVDGKPQGEVLVRVRCNIGEADGNIDLTDPKTIDSLEEGFEEEIRTMILKALRKAKGLRTDVFGFGDVLHRSNPDYWSKVEKKWGSVFAEMPIRVRVKIDIKQLGTSVQSLKKEMGE is encoded by the coding sequence ATGAGTAAAAAGTGGATCGCTGCGCTGGTGTGGGTTCTCCTGTTTACTTCTCTCACCGGGTGCTGGAATCGAAGAGAGCTGGATGATCTGGCCATCGTTTCCGGTCTGGGTATCGATAAGGTCGGGGATCAGTATCTGTTTGCCGCACAGGTTGTTAACCCGGGTCAGATTTCTCCCGCCGGTGACGGAGGAGATGGGCGAGCGCCGGTAGTTATGTTTCGGGTACGAGCGAATACGGTTTTTGAAGGATTTCGCAGAATGACGCTGGAAGCACCGCGGAAGCTGTATGTCGGTCACATTCAGATGTTGATTTTGGGGGAAAAGGTGGCAAAAGAAGGGATCACCAATGTGTTGGATTTTTTTGTGCGGGATCATGAAGTCCGAACCGATTACTACTTGGTGGTAGCTAGGGGGGCTCGAGCGGACCGGGTCCTGGATATCCTTCTCCCGATTGAAAAAATTCCGGCCCACAAGATGCTCCGTTCCCTAGAGTCCTCTGCTGGTGCTTGGGGGGGACCTACGGTCAAGGTGCAACTGGATCAGTTGGTCAATGAACTCATAAGCAAAGGAAAAAATCCCGTCTTGAGCGGGATCGGGATTCGTGGCGATTACGAGAAGGGATTTACCTCCGAGAATGTGCAAACCAGCCGTCCCACCCAAGTGGAATATATGGGCAGTACCCTTTTCAAAGGAGATCGACTGGTCGGATGGTTCGATGAAGAGGAGAGCAAAGGGTACAACTATGCGCTGGGAGAGATCATGAGCACGGTGGAATATGTCACCACTGACAAAGGGGAAAAAATCACCGTGGAATTGATTCGAACCAATAGTGAGCTACAGACTAACGTGGTTGATGGAAAGCCTCAGGGTGAAGTGCTTGTCCGTGTTCGATGCAATATCGGCGAAGCCGATGGAAATATCGATCTGACCGATCCCAAAACCATCGATTCGTTGGAGGAGGGGTTTGAAGAAGAAATCCGGACGATGATTTTAAAGGCCCTTCGCAAAGCCAAGGGATTGCGGACCGATGTCTTCGGGTTCGGGGATGTTCTCCACCGATCGAACCCGGATTATTGGAGCAAAGTGGAGAAAAAGTGGGGGTCGGTGTTTGCTGAGATGCCGATTCGAGTCCGCGTAAAGATAGACATCAAACAGCTCGGCACATCCGTTCAATCCCTGAAAAAGGAGATGGGGGAGTAA